In a single window of the Jaculus jaculus isolate mJacJac1 chromosome 9, mJacJac1.mat.Y.cur, whole genome shotgun sequence genome:
- the Hcrt gene encoding orexin, with protein MGLPSTKVPWAAVTLLLLLLLPPALLSPGVAAQPLPDCCRQKTCSCRLYELLHGSGNHAAGILTLGKRRPGSPGLLQGRLQRLLQASGNHAAGILTMGRRAGAEPEPPHPCPGRRCLTLAPGGPSGV; from the exons ATGGGCCTTCCCTCCACAAAG GTCCCCTGGGCCGCCGTGACGTTACTGTTGCTGCTACTGCTACCGCCGGCGCTGCTGTCGCCTGGGGTCGCCGCACAGCCCCTGCCCGACTGCTGCCGCCAGAAGACGTGCTCCTGCCGCCTCTACGAACTGCTGCACGGCTCGGGCAATCACGCCGCGGGCATCCTCACCCTGGGCAAGCGGCGGCCAGGGTCCCCGGGCCTCCTCCAGGGCCGCCTGCAGCGCCTCCTACAGGCCAGCGGCAACCACGCGGCCGGCATCCTGACCATGGGCCGCCGCGCAGGCGCAGAACCCGAGCCGCCGCATCCCTGCCCAGGTCGCCGTTGTCTTACCTTAGCGCCTGGGGGACCGTCCGGAGTCTGA
- the Ghdc gene encoding GH3 domain-containing protein: MLLCLLLLLLLLPLAMLWQQRSKDSRLSWLTNLRHQMAWVGLGWAAAWQQRRLEQSTLHAGQSQQRALVWCLQGQGLRCPPGGNTDVNTFRNHLPLTKANPDQEEESKGQFLAPASLQYHGEASLQATLLGLVALNKAYPEVLAPGGTACLTLTSPWPYPLPWLGHALGWVSPSGAKDPRTLLLEALRSSGLRALEAGTAVELLDIFMGLEAQGKELAEAVAAGNPGAPLPQRAAEIQEALEQGARGLALRLWPQLQVVVTLDAGGQAEAVAALEALWCQGLAFFSPAYIAFGGVVGLNLWPEKTQRFYLLPPGAPFIELLPVGEGTQEEAASTLLLVEAQTDKEYELVLTDHTSLTRCRLGDVVQVVGIYNQCPVVRFTYRLGQALSVRGEVTSEKVFSEALAQAVGQWPGAKLLDHSCVESHILDSCAGAAPHYEVFVDLRGLRNLSEENREKLDHCLQEISPHYKSLRFRGSVGSARVHLVRPGAFRVLREALAASPSSSFPPEMPRVLRHKHLAQLLQRRAVS; the protein is encoded by the exons ATGCtgctgtgtctgctgctgctcctgctgctgctccccctggcCATGCTCTGGCAGCAAAGGTCCAAGGATTCCCGGCTGTCCTGGCTGACTAACCTCCGGCACCAGATGGCCTGggtggggctgggctgggcagcAGCTTGGCAGCAGAGGAGACTAGAACAGAGCACCCTACACGCTGGTCAGAGCCAGCAGCGGGCCCTTGTGTGGTGTCTGCAAGGCCAGGGTCTCCGCTGTCCTCCTGGGGGGAACACAG ATGTGAATACCTTCCGGAATCATCTCCCACTGACTAAAGCTAATCCAGACCAGGAGGAAGAAAGTAAGGGGCAATTCCTGGCCCCTGCCTCACTCCAGTACCATGGGGAGGCTTCTCTACAG GCCACCCTGCTGGGTCTGGTAGCCTTAAACAAGGCCTACCCTGAGGTGCTGGCTCCAGGAGGTACTGCTTGCCTGACTCTTACATCCCCATGGCCCTATCCTCTCCCCTGGCTTGGGCATGCCCTGGGCTGGGTGAGCCCTTCTGGAGCCAAGGACCCTCGGACCCTACTACTGGAGGCACTGAGGTCCTCGGGGCTGAGGGCCCTGGAGGCGGGGACTGCCGTGGAACTCTTGGACATCTTCATGGGCCTGGAGGCCCAGGGAAAAGAGCTGGCTGAGGCAGTAGCTGCCGGGAACCCAGGAGCGCCTCTCCCCCAACGGGCAGCTGAGatacaggaggccctggagcagggAGCCCGAGGACTGGCCCTTCGGCTCTGGCCACAGCTGCAGGTGGTGGTGACTCTGGATGCAGGAGGCCAGGCTGAGGCTGTGGCTGCCCTTGAGGCCTTGTGGTGCCAAGGGCTAGCCTTCTTCTCTCCTGCTTACATTGCCTTTGGAG GAGTGGTGGGCTTGAACCTGTGGCCAGAGAAGACTCAGAGATTCTACCTTCTGCCTCCTGGAGCCCCCTTTATTGAACTGCTCCCAGTCGGGGAAGGAACTCAAGAGGAGGCGGCCTCCACTCTCCTCCTGGTTGAGGCCCAAACAGACAAGGAGTATGAGCTGGTGCTGACTGACCACACAAGCCTGACCAG GTGCAGACTGGGTGATGTGGTACAAGTAGTTGGCATCTACAATCAATGTCCCGTTGTCAGATTCACCTACAG gTTGGGCCAGGCCTTGAGTGTGCGGGGAGAAGTTACTAGTGAGAAAGTGTTCTCAGAGGCCCTGGCCCAGGCAGTGGGGCAGTGGCCAGGGGCCAAACTGTTGGATCACAGCTGTGTGGAGAGCCACATTCTGG ACTCCTGTGCAGGCGCTGCGCCGCACTATGAGGTGTTTGTGGACCTGAGAGGGCTGAGGAATCTGTCGGAGGAGAATCGAGAGAAG CTTgaccactgcctccaggaaatttCTCCTCACTACAAGTCCCTGCGCTTCCGAGGCAGCGTGGGCTCTGCTAGAGTCCATCTGGTAAGGCCGGGGGCCTTCAGAGTGCTCCGGGAGGCCCTGGCGGCCAGCCCTTCGTCCTCCTTTCCTCCCGAGATGCCCCGGGTCCTCAGGCACAAGCACCTGGCCCAGCTCCTGCAGAGAAGAGCGGTGTCCTAG